One part of the Bacteroidia bacterium genome encodes these proteins:
- a CDS encoding TlpA disulfide reductase family protein translates to MRKQILLILFFFFSFGIQLSFAQNSSELPIEILKDFEGNAAPKSLLDNDGKPVILSFWATWCAPCLQELKSIKKIYADWQEESGVKLIAISIDRNRQLPRVKQLVEKNNWPFEVYMDADGEFRTALNVVNIPHTFVLDGEGNIIYQSTSYSPGDEMKLYEKVKTASD, encoded by the coding sequence ATGCGCAAACAAATACTCTTAATTCTATTCTTTTTCTTCAGTTTTGGTATACAACTCTCTTTTGCCCAAAACAGTAGTGAACTTCCTATAGAAATCCTTAAAGATTTTGAAGGTAATGCTGCCCCCAAAAGCCTGTTAGATAATGATGGCAAACCCGTTATCCTCAGTTTCTGGGCAACCTGGTGTGCTCCTTGCCTACAGGAATTAAAAAGTATTAAGAAGATTTATGCGGACTGGCAGGAAGAAAGTGGCGTGAAACTGATCGCAATTTCCATAGACCGAAACAGGCAACTGCCCCGCGTCAAGCAATTGGTTGAGAAAAACAACTGGCCCTTCGAAGTTTACATGGATGCTGATGGCGAGTTTCGCACAGCCCTCAATGTGGTCAATATCCCTCACACCTTTGTCCTGGATGGAGAAGGAAATATCATTTACCAAAGTACTTCCTACAGTCCGGGAGATGAAATGAAGCTCTACGAAAAGGTGAAGACAGCTAGTGACTGA
- a CDS encoding insulinase family protein has protein sequence MAKKFIRFGFALAFVVGLYGCKGSKNMATTKTDDTTTREITDATVAKEAAPTVEETMPVGEPLPFDPDTRVGKLDNGLTYYIRQNAKPENFAELRLAINVGSLQENEDQQGLAHFLEHMCFNGTKNFPKSDLVDYLESIGTKFGAHLNAYTAFDETVYMLKIPTDDADKFDKGLQILEDWAHNVSLDAEEIEKERGVVISEWRTRLGAQERMQQETLPVIFYGSRYPERIPIGKTEILESFKPETLEQFYKDWYRPELMAVVAVGDFDMDEVEAQIKEKFGRIPKSGGNTRDRGVYPLADHEDTKVVIAADEEFPFNVVQLMTKHPHVNVQDMAGYRKSVSRQLGLNMLQNRLTELTQSADAPFNAAFGGYGGFGARSTDAMQMGALIAPGGFVKGLKALVTEQERAARFGFTESELERTKKSRLASLEKGFKEKDKTESANLIDSYVQNFLAGSPVMGIGNSLKINQALLPQISLEEVNEVFKSMFRDDNQVVVVMASKKEGNEIPAEAALKAAIKEAKAQELEAYTDEVSDAPLVAEQPAPGRIMMESSWDEVGATKFRLSNGATVILKPTNFKDDEIIMNAFSWGGNSLYSDEEYMSASFADAIVSNSGLGEYDELQLGKYMADKVARVSPYIGELTEGLSGSSSVKDLETMFQLVHLYFTKPRKDTTAFEAMMAQQKAFIGNMLSSPQSYFSNEVNKIMTNDHPRSGFPTIEKLNQVDLEDAFRIYQDRFANASDFTFVFVGNFEVEQMKPLIKNYIASLPRIKRKENFKDVGREQMRGVVEKEFRKGREPQSQVRLVYTGDFEYTEQQSFHLDAAIDVLSIMMRESMREDKGGVYGVGVGGGASRRPRQQYSVNVNFTCDPKDAEDLIATALADVKNLQDNGPSEKNMQKIKEIMRKETQDNMKKNGFWLSGLSSVVRNKKEPASLLDMNEKIDALTADDVQKAAKKYFNGSNFGKFILYPEE, from the coding sequence ATGGCTAAAAAATTTATCCGTTTTGGCTTTGCCCTTGCCTTTGTTGTAGGCCTATATGGCTGCAAAGGGAGCAAGAATATGGCAACCACGAAGACCGACGACACAACGACCCGCGAAATTACTGATGCTACTGTAGCGAAAGAAGCAGCTCCTACCGTCGAAGAAACAATGCCTGTAGGAGAACCTCTTCCCTTTGACCCGGATACCCGAGTTGGGAAGCTGGACAATGGACTTACCTACTATATTCGCCAAAATGCTAAACCCGAAAATTTCGCCGAATTACGCTTGGCAATCAATGTTGGATCCTTGCAGGAAAACGAAGATCAACAAGGTCTTGCTCACTTCCTCGAACATATGTGTTTCAACGGAACCAAGAACTTCCCAAAAAGTGATTTGGTAGATTATCTGGAAAGCATCGGAACCAAATTTGGTGCTCACCTCAATGCATATACTGCTTTTGATGAAACGGTTTATATGCTGAAAATCCCAACGGATGACGCAGATAAGTTTGACAAAGGATTGCAAATCCTGGAAGATTGGGCACACAATGTCAGCCTGGATGCTGAAGAGATCGAAAAAGAAAGAGGAGTTGTTATCTCAGAATGGAGAACCAGACTGGGAGCACAGGAAAGAATGCAGCAGGAAACCTTGCCAGTTATATTTTACGGTTCTCGCTATCCGGAAAGAATTCCTATTGGAAAAACCGAAATCCTCGAATCCTTCAAACCAGAAACCCTGGAGCAGTTTTACAAAGACTGGTACCGTCCAGAATTGATGGCCGTTGTTGCAGTAGGAGATTTCGATATGGATGAGGTAGAAGCCCAGATCAAAGAGAAGTTTGGACGCATCCCAAAAAGTGGAGGAAATACCCGTGATAGAGGGGTTTATCCCCTTGCTGACCATGAGGATACCAAAGTAGTAATTGCTGCTGATGAAGAATTCCCATTTAATGTCGTTCAGCTCATGACAAAACATCCCCATGTGAATGTTCAGGACATGGCAGGATACCGCAAAAGCGTAAGTCGTCAATTGGGTCTGAATATGCTCCAAAACAGACTTACAGAGCTTACCCAAAGTGCAGACGCTCCTTTTAATGCCGCTTTTGGCGGTTATGGAGGATTTGGAGCTCGTAGTACCGATGCCATGCAAATGGGCGCTCTCATCGCTCCTGGAGGCTTCGTAAAAGGTCTAAAAGCACTGGTTACAGAACAGGAACGTGCTGCCCGTTTTGGATTTACAGAATCTGAATTGGAAAGAACCAAGAAAAGTCGCCTTGCCAGCCTTGAAAAAGGTTTCAAGGAAAAAGACAAAACAGAATCAGCAAACCTGATAGACTCTTATGTTCAGAACTTCCTGGCTGGATCCCCGGTTATGGGAATTGGAAACAGCTTGAAGATCAATCAGGCACTCCTTCCTCAAATCAGCCTTGAAGAAGTAAATGAAGTTTTTAAGAGCATGTTTAGAGATGACAACCAGGTAGTGGTAGTCATGGCAAGCAAGAAAGAAGGAAATGAAATTCCTGCTGAAGCTGCTTTGAAAGCTGCGATCAAAGAAGCCAAAGCACAGGAATTGGAAGCCTATACGGATGAAGTTTCAGATGCTCCACTGGTAGCCGAACAACCGGCCCCCGGTCGGATCATGATGGAAAGTAGCTGGGACGAAGTAGGTGCAACTAAATTTAGACTTTCCAATGGAGCTACTGTTATCCTTAAGCCGACCAATTTTAAGGATGATGAAATCATTATGAATGCCTTTAGCTGGGGAGGGAACTCTCTCTACAGCGATGAAGAATATATGTCTGCATCTTTTGCCGATGCCATTGTCAGCAACTCTGGATTGGGTGAGTATGATGAACTCCAGCTAGGAAAATACATGGCGGATAAAGTTGCACGTGTTTCTCCTTATATAGGAGAACTTACAGAAGGACTTTCTGGTTCCAGCTCCGTGAAAGACCTGGAAACTATGTTCCAGTTGGTACATCTCTATTTCACAAAACCCAGAAAAGACACTACGGCTTTTGAAGCTATGATGGCTCAGCAGAAAGCTTTCATTGGAAATATGCTTTCAAGTCCTCAGTCCTATTTCAGCAATGAGGTAAATAAAATCATGACCAATGATCATCCACGTAGCGGTTTCCCAACGATAGAAAAACTGAATCAAGTGGACCTTGAGGATGCTTTCCGTATTTATCAGGACCGCTTTGCCAATGCGAGTGACTTCACTTTTGTCTTTGTTGGGAATTTTGAAGTGGAGCAAATGAAGCCATTGATCAAAAACTATATCGCCAGTCTTCCCCGCATCAAAAGAAAAGAAAACTTCAAAGATGTAGGCAGAGAACAAATGAGAGGGGTAGTTGAAAAAGAATTCCGCAAAGGAAGAGAGCCTCAATCTCAGGTTCGCCTGGTTTATACTGGTGATTTCGAATACACAGAACAGCAGAGTTTTCACCTGGATGCAGCTATTGATGTACTTAGCATTATGATGCGTGAATCCATGAGAGAAGACAAAGGAGGCGTTTATGGTGTTGGAGTTGGTGGAGGAGCAAGTCGCAGACCTCGTCAACAGTACTCTGTAAATGTAAACTTCACCTGTGATCCTAAAGATGCAGAAGACCTGATCGCTACCGCACTGGCTGATGTGAAAAATCTTCAGGACAATGGTCCCTCAGAGAAAAACATGCAAAAGATCAAAGAGATCATGCGCAAAGAAACCCAGGACAATATGAAAAAGAATGGTTTCTGGTTGAGTGGACTTTCTTCTGTGGTTAGAAACAAGAAAGAGCCTGCTTCCTTATTGGATATGAATGAAAAAATCGATGCCCTGACAGCAGATGATGTACAAAAGGCAGCGAAAAAATACTTTAATGGATCTAATTTCGGAAAATTCATCCTGTACCCGGAAGAATAA
- a CDS encoding bifunctional hydroxymethylpyrimidine kinase/phosphomethylpyrimidine kinase produces the protein MKILCVHSFAVHGTASMKAMMSILGTRILPVPSLYLSGLTNIPGFVKTDTAFEELFYSSLDIAKRRNERLILYVGYLGNAQQSEIILQGLKEYEDIIENVLIDPVSGDHGKLYVPQEVLDAWPRLLEKADWAFPNYTELCLLTGKPEHELDSSQEALNCFQERFSNLSFIATSLPAENQIKLGLMHEEEMMLFQHKRLDAHYGGTGDVFAAFFLFFAFLRKMPHGKAMEKAAMETLRIIEQSQAAQSPDLLIFPEV, from the coding sequence ATGAAAATCCTCTGTGTTCATAGTTTTGCTGTACATGGGACAGCTAGCATGAAAGCCATGATGAGTATCCTGGGAACCCGCATTTTGCCTGTCCCCAGTTTATACCTGAGTGGACTAACCAATATACCCGGCTTTGTAAAAACGGATACGGCCTTTGAAGAATTGTTTTACAGTAGCCTGGACATTGCGAAAAGGAGAAATGAGCGGCTTATTCTATATGTGGGCTATTTGGGAAATGCTCAGCAGAGTGAAATCATTTTACAGGGCCTTAAAGAATATGAGGATATCATTGAGAACGTCCTGATTGATCCGGTTTCAGGAGATCACGGCAAACTCTATGTGCCTCAGGAAGTTCTGGATGCCTGGCCCAGGCTCCTCGAAAAGGCGGATTGGGCCTTTCCTAATTATACAGAACTTTGCCTGCTGACAGGCAAACCAGAACATGAGTTAGATTCTTCTCAGGAAGCCTTGAATTGCTTTCAGGAGCGATTTTCCAATTTGTCTTTTATAGCTACCAGTCTTCCTGCCGAAAATCAAATCAAATTGGGTTTGATGCATGAAGAAGAAATGATGCTTTTCCAACATAAAAGGCTGGACGCTCATTATGGAGGAACGGGAGATGTATTTGCAGCTTTTTTTCTTTTTTTCGCTTTCCTGAGGAAAATGCCTCATGGAAAGGCAATGGAAAAAGCGGCTATGGAGACCCTGAGGATCATTGAGCAGTCTCAGGCTGCACAAAGCCCTGATCTCCTGATCTTTCCAGAAGTGTAA
- a CDS encoding MFS transporter, with product MNSIRHILTHAPSRAIASLFLCNGFFFGSWAIRIPELKQLFQLDESELGFTLLAIAIGSLCIMPLMGRLSKKYGAGTLSITLTFVFGLILPLPLSLSTYSLVLLVLFFMGISMGGMDIAMNTAAAVVEEEEDVRIMSSFHGFWSTGMMLGSAIGSLTKGAEIAYTPNMVVIATFFLFIIFLQRSVLLPIKEDKIKEEEPAFALPGKNLLVLAVVILLGFLAEGAIADWSTLYMEESLHTDPSYAGWALSAFGLAMAIGRFMGDDVTKKIGPMNILVGGNLMVAISIGGLLLIANSWVAILGFGIAGIGFAAIVPVIFSEAAKTPGMSTGGNMAAIGSVGYFGFLLGPPVIGFIADYLSLPQALGILALSTFLAAILVKVAWKPQKSA from the coding sequence GTGAATTCTATCCGACATATCCTCACTCATGCTCCCAGCAGAGCAATTGCCTCCCTTTTTCTGTGCAATGGATTCTTCTTTGGAAGTTGGGCGATCCGCATTCCCGAGCTCAAGCAATTATTCCAACTGGATGAAAGTGAATTGGGATTTACCCTGCTGGCTATAGCCATTGGGAGTCTCTGCATCATGCCTTTGATGGGAAGACTTAGCAAGAAGTATGGTGCAGGGACCTTATCGATTACTTTGACCTTTGTATTTGGCCTCATTTTACCGCTTCCCCTTTCCTTGAGTACCTATAGTCTGGTGCTGCTGGTGCTCTTTTTTATGGGGATAAGTATGGGAGGAATGGATATCGCGATGAATACAGCTGCAGCTGTCGTGGAGGAAGAGGAAGATGTGCGTATTATGTCTTCCTTTCATGGCTTTTGGAGCACCGGAATGATGCTGGGCTCGGCCATTGGAAGTTTGACCAAAGGAGCTGAAATCGCTTATACCCCCAATATGGTAGTCATTGCCACTTTCTTTCTGTTTATCATTTTTCTTCAAAGATCTGTCTTGCTTCCGATCAAAGAAGATAAGATAAAGGAGGAAGAACCAGCTTTTGCCCTGCCAGGTAAAAATCTCTTAGTGCTGGCAGTTGTAATTCTGCTAGGCTTTTTAGCAGAAGGAGCCATTGCCGATTGGAGTACCTTATATATGGAAGAAAGCCTGCATACAGATCCCAGCTATGCTGGCTGGGCCTTATCAGCTTTTGGCTTGGCCATGGCCATCGGCAGGTTTATGGGGGATGATGTTACGAAGAAGATTGGTCCAATGAATATTTTGGTTGGAGGGAACCTGATGGTAGCCATTAGCATAGGCGGTCTACTCCTTATTGCCAATTCCTGGGTAGCTATTCTGGGATTTGGGATAGCCGGAATCGGCTTTGCTGCAATTGTCCCGGTTATATTTTCTGAGGCAGCAAAAACCCCCGGCATGAGTACCGGGGGAAATATGGCTGCTATCGGTAGTGTTGGATATTTCGGTTTCTTATTAGGGCCTCCCGTTATTGGCTTTATAGCCGATTATCTCAGCCTCCCGCAAGCCCTGGGAATACTGGCCCTCTCGACTTTTCTCGCTGCTATACTGGTGAAAGTAGCCTGGAAGCCACAAAAATCAGCATAA
- a CDS encoding MerR family transcriptional regulator, translating to MGKYLIRDLERLSNIKAHTLRVWEQRYGIISPKRSATNIRYYDDKDLQLVLNISFLNRNGHKISKISKMAPSEISEKVRKISASNLEFPNQVNALVIAMVNLDEERFEKIISTNTLQFGFENTMLKIVYPFLARIGILWQTGSINPAHEHFITSLIRQKLIVAIDGQISPPNPQAKRYVLFLPEGELHELSLLFAAYLIKSRHNKVIYLGQNLPLKDLELILELYKPDYLVSIITSYPSGDELNSFLQKMKNMCTHEQVILSGYQIINQLDSIPEEFTVFKQIESLIEFVDTHSAKPFSAMNANGIGTGNGNGTGNGSLI from the coding sequence GTGGGAAAGTATTTAATCAGAGACCTAGAAAGGCTTTCAAACATAAAAGCACATACCCTGCGAGTTTGGGAGCAACGTTACGGAATCATAAGTCCGAAGCGATCTGCTACCAATATCCGTTATTATGACGATAAAGACCTTCAATTGGTTTTGAATATATCATTTTTGAATCGCAATGGACACAAGATTTCCAAGATTTCAAAAATGGCACCGTCTGAAATTTCTGAGAAAGTCAGGAAGATATCGGCCTCCAACCTTGAATTTCCAAATCAGGTAAATGCCCTCGTGATTGCGATGGTAAATCTGGACGAAGAGCGGTTTGAAAAGATCATTTCTACCAATACCCTTCAATTTGGATTTGAGAATACCATGCTAAAGATCGTATATCCTTTTCTGGCAAGAATAGGAATACTTTGGCAAACCGGAAGTATAAACCCTGCCCATGAGCATTTTATTACTTCTTTGATTCGCCAGAAACTGATCGTGGCTATCGATGGGCAGATTTCTCCTCCCAATCCTCAGGCAAAACGCTATGTTCTCTTTTTACCAGAAGGGGAATTGCATGAACTGAGTCTGTTATTTGCGGCCTATCTCATAAAATCCCGGCATAATAAGGTCATTTATCTAGGCCAAAATCTTCCCCTCAAGGACTTGGAACTAATTCTTGAACTCTATAAACCTGATTACCTGGTTTCTATTATTACCAGTTATCCTTCAGGCGATGAGCTGAATAGTTTCCTGCAAAAGATGAAAAATATGTGTACCCATGAACAGGTAATTCTGTCTGGCTACCAGATCATCAATCAGTTGGATTCGATTCCTGAGGAATTCACGGTTTTCAAACAAATTGAATCTTTGATTGAATTTGTGGATACCCATTCTGCCAAACCATTTTCAGCGATGAATGCTAATGGAATCGGAACTGGGAATGGGAACGGAACGGGGAACGGTAGCCTGATATAA
- a CDS encoding GNAT family N-acetyltransferase — protein MEYKIRKGSIDEVVEISRQIPEFINPYPKETYEARLSGVPHLILVAESQGKGVGFKVGYDRDKDSSFYSWMGGVLPDYRRAKLAKRLAEYQESWAKEQGYISIRFKTRNKLKAMQIFAISRGFDIIALFPEDDLGEYRILMEKQL, from the coding sequence ATGGAATACAAGATCAGGAAAGGGAGCATAGATGAGGTAGTCGAAATTAGCCGACAAATACCAGAATTTATCAATCCCTATCCGAAAGAAACCTATGAGGCGCGCCTGTCGGGCGTGCCTCATCTCATTCTAGTAGCAGAGTCTCAGGGAAAAGGAGTAGGATTTAAAGTAGGGTATGATCGAGATAAAGACAGTTCTTTTTATAGCTGGATGGGTGGAGTTCTTCCTGATTACCGAAGAGCGAAACTTGCCAAAAGGCTGGCCGAATATCAGGAAAGCTGGGCAAAAGAACAGGGCTATATCAGTATTCGATTTAAAACGAGAAACAAACTCAAAGCCATGCAAATATTTGCAATCTCCAGAGGATTTGATATCATAGCATTGTTTCCGGAAGACGATTTGGGAGAATATCGCATCCTGATGGAGAAACAGCTGTAA
- a CDS encoding DUF547 domain-containing protein: protein MYTIRIFVSTLLLLPAILGFSQSQDQFFFKQANAFFAKHVVNGKVDYANLKASPNMLNALVRTVENYDLPSKSANEQKAFFINAYNLLVVKGLVDAYPVSSPQDISQFFDKRSYVVAGRKVSLNELEKQWLFKEYPDSRLHFVLVCGALGCPPITDFAYMPESLEAELEQQTKAALNDPNFIRLNTSEGSVGLSQIFDWYGKEFQENGTILDYINSYRTNKIPASSKQSFYTYDWSINDQQAATSSDTDPKSNIQKFTPSVLLGQGQVEAKLFNNLYTQTGFRDGNREFVDLGERQTFYTGIIQFTTGVDKDARWNVGFEANLQSVRYDSETGSSPLRIFGSNSDESLIFNRTALTTLGPRIRFRPIKSIPNLSLTSTFLFPLHNDLETPFFLAHNRKTWFTQLFYDKFFGDFQLFTEVDFLYRFKTDNPSFTQDAFFRVPITAFLSYFPTSKSTVSVNLQYSPAFTGLPGNSTGTSFNLNRYFVQGGVGAKYQVTKELNLELLYTNFFLSKGEGAGQTFNFGIVFLR from the coding sequence ATGTATACAATCCGCATTTTCGTAAGCACCCTCCTACTCTTGCCAGCTATCCTGGGATTTTCACAGAGTCAGGATCAATTTTTCTTTAAACAAGCAAACGCATTCTTTGCCAAACATGTAGTAAATGGCAAAGTCGATTACGCCAACCTCAAGGCTTCTCCCAATATGCTGAATGCCCTGGTGAGAACCGTTGAGAACTACGATCTTCCTTCCAAGTCAGCAAACGAACAGAAAGCTTTTTTCATCAATGCCTACAATTTACTAGTGGTAAAAGGACTGGTAGATGCTTATCCGGTTTCTTCGCCACAGGACATCAGCCAATTCTTTGACAAAAGATCTTATGTGGTAGCGGGAAGAAAAGTAAGTCTAAATGAACTGGAAAAGCAGTGGCTTTTCAAAGAGTATCCTGATAGCAGGTTGCATTTTGTCCTAGTTTGTGGCGCATTGGGATGTCCTCCCATTACCGATTTTGCATATATGCCTGAAAGTCTTGAGGCAGAGTTGGAACAACAAACCAAAGCCGCCCTCAATGATCCCAATTTCATCCGGCTAAATACGTCAGAAGGAAGCGTAGGCCTTTCTCAGATTTTTGATTGGTATGGAAAAGAGTTTCAGGAAAACGGAACGATCCTCGATTACATCAATAGCTATAGAACCAATAAAATCCCTGCTTCCAGTAAGCAAAGTTTTTATACCTATGACTGGAGCATCAATGATCAGCAGGCTGCTACCTCCAGTGATACAGATCCAAAGTCTAATATTCAAAAGTTTACCCCATCTGTTCTGCTCGGCCAGGGTCAGGTTGAAGCCAAACTATTCAACAATCTTTACACCCAGACAGGTTTTAGAGACGGGAATCGCGAGTTTGTTGATTTGGGGGAAAGACAGACCTTCTATACAGGAATCATTCAATTTACAACAGGAGTAGATAAAGATGCCCGTTGGAATGTAGGCTTTGAGGCCAATTTACAGTCCGTAAGATACGACTCAGAAACCGGGAGTAGCCCTCTTCGAATTTTTGGAAGCAATTCTGATGAAAGCCTGATCTTTAACCGGACAGCCCTCACTACCCTGGGACCAAGAATCCGTTTTCGCCCAATCAAAAGCATTCCTAATCTATCCCTTACCAGTACTTTTCTCTTTCCTCTTCATAATGATTTAGAAACTCCTTTCTTCCTGGCTCACAATAGAAAGACCTGGTTTACTCAACTCTTTTATGATAAATTCTTTGGGGATTTCCAACTGTTTACGGAAGTCGATTTTTTGTATCGATTCAAAACGGACAATCCTTCCTTTACCCAGGATGCCTTTTTCCGTGTTCCCATCACTGCTTTTCTCAGTTATTTCCCTACCTCAAAATCAACCGTCAGCGTAAACCTGCAATATTCACCTGCCTTTACCGGTCTACCGGGAAATTCAACAGGAACTTCTTTTAACCTGAATCGCTATTTTGTACAGGGAGGTGTAGGGGCTAAATATCAGGTAACAAAAGAATTGAATCTCGAACTCCTCTATACCAATTTCTTCTTATCAAAAGGAGAAGGAGCTGGTCAGACCTTCAACTTTGGAATTGTATTCCTGCGATAG
- a CDS encoding GNAT family protein, with translation MKLLKDALVPVFNPFTPELQVDKKIYLRGIYLDDVEYVHKLLVDNREHLDSFLPWLNRLETVEHVRDFVKRARYKNIYEGRWVYVICYEDIIVGMIDFNDGKAAKREIAIGYWLSKECVGKGIMTRAVETVVDYLFGEQSVNKILIKVALGNNKSMGIPARLNFKWEGVDVGGGSLKGEKVDLVIYSLDRPTWEERQWASI, from the coding sequence ATGAAACTACTCAAGGATGCCCTTGTGCCAGTTTTCAATCCCTTCACTCCAGAGCTACAAGTAGATAAAAAGATTTATCTACGGGGTATCTATTTGGATGATGTGGAGTATGTTCACAAACTACTCGTTGACAATCGTGAGCACCTGGATAGTTTCCTTCCCTGGTTAAACAGATTGGAAACTGTAGAGCATGTGAGAGATTTCGTGAAGCGAGCTCGCTATAAAAATATTTATGAAGGACGTTGGGTATATGTGATCTGCTACGAAGATATTATCGTAGGCATGATAGATTTCAATGATGGCAAAGCCGCTAAGCGAGAAATTGCAATCGGTTATTGGCTCTCAAAGGAATGCGTAGGAAAAGGAATTATGACCCGCGCCGTCGAAACTGTAGTTGATTATTTATTTGGCGAACAATCCGTCAACAAAATTCTGATCAAGGTTGCCCTGGGCAATAATAAAAGTATGGGCATCCCTGCAAGGCTCAACTTCAAATGGGAAGGAGTCGATGTAGGAGGCGGCAGTCTCAAAGGAGAAAAAGTTGACCTGGTTATTTATAGCCTGGATCGTCCTACCTGGGAAGAACGACAATGGGCGTCCATTTAA
- a CDS encoding sulfatase-like hydrolase/transferase produces the protein MRSLLIFLLSLSQFSPIFSQAEKTNLIFILADDLGYGDLASYGHPIIRTPALDQLAREGVSFTQFYSPSPLCSPSRAAMMTGRNPYRSGIKSWIPQGENVYLRKEEMGLGQVLKAAGYQTYAIGKWHLNGGLDDAKHPRPDEHGFEFWLLNHAFALPTHKNPDNFHKNGEALGVVEGYSAQIVVDEAIEVLEKRDPEKPVFLYLPLNEPHTEIASPDEFNAKYASYTKGEIDLENLSDRGPGEYYANISHLDFQVGRLLKKLDELGMRENSLVIFTSDNGPVTTQWRHWWEVNMYGSTGGLRGRKADLFEGGIRVPCIIRFPGFTAENYVSDIPWHGYDLLPSICKVLGLEVPDDRPIDGEDMSVLWKGESAEREKPMFWPFETRQFDDPEGYAYAIRDGNWKLITDLELSKTLLYDLENDPYEVRELSAQHPEVVKQLLDEIAEMIESIEFDPLRPKED, from the coding sequence ATGCGTAGTCTACTCATCTTCCTCCTTAGTCTCTCTCAATTTTCCCCTATTTTTTCCCAAGCAGAAAAAACAAACCTGATTTTTATCCTCGCCGATGATCTGGGATATGGTGATTTGGCCTCATATGGACATCCTATCATCAGGACTCCAGCCCTTGATCAATTGGCAAGAGAGGGAGTCAGCTTTACCCAGTTTTACAGCCCCTCTCCTTTGTGCTCTCCTTCGCGTGCGGCTATGATGACAGGGAGAAATCCCTATCGGAGTGGGATTAAAAGCTGGATACCGCAAGGGGAAAATGTTTATTTACGGAAAGAGGAAATGGGGCTGGGACAAGTCCTGAAAGCAGCGGGATATCAAACTTATGCAATTGGGAAATGGCATCTCAATGGAGGCCTGGATGATGCCAAGCATCCCCGCCCGGATGAACATGGCTTTGAGTTTTGGTTGCTCAATCATGCCTTTGCCCTGCCTACCCATAAAAACCCTGACAACTTCCACAAGAATGGAGAAGCTTTAGGAGTTGTTGAAGGCTATAGCGCACAGATAGTCGTTGATGAAGCTATAGAGGTGTTGGAAAAACGCGATCCTGAAAAGCCGGTCTTTCTCTACCTTCCCCTAAATGAACCTCATACCGAAATCGCTAGTCCGGATGAATTCAATGCAAAGTATGCTTCTTATACTAAAGGAGAAATAGATCTGGAGAATCTCAGTGATAGAGGGCCCGGAGAGTATTATGCAAATATCAGTCATTTGGATTTTCAGGTAGGGCGTTTATTGAAAAAGCTGGATGAACTAGGCATGCGAGAAAATAGTCTGGTCATTTTTACCAGTGATAATGGACCGGTTACTACTCAGTGGCGACATTGGTGGGAAGTAAATATGTATGGAAGTACGGGAGGATTGAGGGGGCGAAAAGCTGATTTGTTTGAAGGGGGAATTCGAGTTCCTTGTATTATTAGGTTTCCTGGCTTTACAGCAGAAAATTATGTTTCTGATATTCCCTGGCATGGATATGATTTATTACCGAGTATTTGTAAAGTCCTGGGATTGGAGGTGCCAGATGATCGGCCTATTGATGGAGAAGATATGAGTGTATTGTGGAAAGGAGAATCCGCCGAAAGAGAAAAACCTATGTTCTGGCCTTTTGAAACGCGGCAGTTTGATGATCCGGAAGGATATGCCTATGCGATACGGGATGGGAACTGGAAATTGATAACAGATCTGGAATTGAGTAAAACCCTCTTATATGATCTTGAAAATGATCCGTATGAAGTCCGCGAACTGAGTGCTCAACATCCGGAAGTGGTAAAGCAGTTACTGGACGAAATTGCCGAAATGATAGAAAGTATTGAGTTTGATCCCTTGAGGCCTAAAGAGGATTAA